A stretch of Synechococcus sp. MIT S9220 DNA encodes these proteins:
- a CDS encoding AI-2E family transporter, translating into MTSWPAWIRWGLVLPLLTLNLFVIRQLLLPLAPFPGLFLTAALIAFLLDIPCRWLTGRGMRRWVAIVLVTLATIGALVFAALTLVPLLIEQLGQLINALPGLLLAAQEWVNRLQEWAAIRGLPTEFGDLSSDLLSRASSVASQLSQSLLSILGATLGTTINTVIVLVLAVFFLIGGESITKGLARWLPDAWRSLVTSTLARTFRGYFGGQVLLALILALGQIVVFTLLKIPYGVLFAVLIGFTTLIPYASALTIVAVSGLLAFQDPSTGLETLVAAIVVGQIVDQVIQPRLMGSIVGLQPAWLLIALPLGAKAGDLYGLGELLGLLLAVPVASCLKTFVDAWAERQGIHAVVSNAVVSEVSAGQE; encoded by the coding sequence ATGACGTCTTGGCCAGCCTGGATTCGCTGGGGATTGGTGCTGCCGTTGCTGACCCTCAACCTGTTTGTGATCCGTCAGCTCCTCCTGCCACTGGCTCCCTTCCCAGGACTGTTTCTCACCGCCGCGCTGATTGCGTTTCTGCTGGATATTCCCTGCCGCTGGCTCACCGGTCGAGGGATGCGCCGCTGGGTGGCGATCGTGCTTGTCACTCTCGCCACGATCGGGGCATTGGTCTTCGCTGCGCTGACCCTGGTGCCGCTGCTGATTGAGCAGCTTGGCCAGTTGATCAATGCTCTGCCTGGATTGCTCTTGGCGGCCCAGGAGTGGGTGAACCGTCTCCAGGAGTGGGCCGCAATCCGTGGTCTGCCCACGGAGTTTGGTGATCTCAGCAGTGATCTGCTCTCCCGTGCAAGCTCCGTGGCCAGCCAGCTCAGCCAGAGCTTGCTCAGCATTCTCGGGGCCACACTCGGCACCACGATCAACACGGTGATCGTGCTGGTGTTGGCGGTGTTCTTCCTGATCGGAGGTGAATCGATCACGAAGGGTCTGGCCCGCTGGCTTCCGGATGCCTGGCGTTCGTTGGTGACCAGCACCCTGGCTCGCACCTTTCGTGGCTACTTCGGCGGGCAGGTGCTGCTGGCGCTGATCCTGGCCTTGGGTCAGATCGTGGTGTTCACCCTTCTCAAGATCCCCTATGGCGTGCTGTTCGCCGTGCTGATCGGATTCACAACCCTGATCCCCTACGCCAGTGCTTTGACAATCGTCGCCGTGAGCGGGTTGCTCGCTTTTCAGGATCCCAGTACAGGCCTAGAGACTCTGGTGGCTGCGATCGTGGTCGGTCAGATCGTTGACCAGGTCATTCAGCCGCGTTTGATGGGAAGCATCGTGGGCTTGCAGCCGGCCTGGCTGCTGATTGCCCTGCCCCTGGGAGCGAAGGCTGGAGACCTCTACGGCCTTGGAGAGTTGTTAGGTCTGCTGCTGGCGGTGCC
- a CDS encoding RNA pseudouridine synthase: MTGQQAEPLPEGWRPAALNQGWTYRDITHSDDQGTLISELMAQRYGHSFKDVWLRRIAAGELQLNGTLLLKDQPLPDQAELLWHRPPWIEPAIPDIWSVVHDDGDLLVINKPSGLPVMPGGGFLQHTLSTLLDQRSRQLGDPLVAKPVHRLGRFTSGLQVCARQPTTRAALSRAFKPSSGTRKLYQAWSQRVAGLEFGRPLAVNTDVVERPHPLLGWVWGPLPPADGLIRRRLKAHSELTLLERCPQGDRLQVAITTGRPHQIRIHLAQLGSPLLGDPLYLNNQRISDVATPGDGGYRLHAWRLQLDDLHVSCEPPSTF; the protein is encoded by the coding sequence GTGACAGGCCAACAGGCAGAGCCTTTGCCTGAAGGTTGGCGTCCAGCCGCACTCAATCAGGGATGGACGTACAGGGACATCACGCACTCTGACGATCAAGGCACGCTGATCAGCGAGCTGATGGCTCAGCGTTACGGCCACTCCTTCAAAGACGTCTGGCTTCGCCGAATCGCTGCTGGTGAACTCCAACTCAACGGAACGCTTCTGCTCAAGGATCAACCGCTGCCGGATCAGGCAGAACTGCTCTGGCACCGTCCTCCATGGATCGAGCCGGCCATCCCCGACATCTGGTCGGTTGTGCATGACGACGGGGATCTGCTGGTGATCAACAAACCGTCCGGACTGCCGGTGATGCCCGGTGGCGGCTTTCTGCAGCACACGCTCTCCACTCTTTTGGATCAGCGCAGTCGCCAGCTGGGTGACCCCCTGGTTGCCAAACCCGTGCATCGCCTCGGTCGCTTCACCTCCGGATTGCAGGTGTGTGCACGCCAGCCCACCACCAGAGCCGCTCTTTCGCGAGCTTTTAAGCCGTCCTCAGGAACCCGAAAGCTCTATCAGGCCTGGTCCCAGCGTGTCGCAGGGCTTGAGTTCGGGAGGCCTCTTGCGGTGAATACGGATGTGGTCGAGCGGCCCCATCCCTTGCTGGGCTGGGTCTGGGGACCGTTGCCCCCAGCGGATGGGTTAATCCGGCGACGTCTGAAAGCCCACAGCGAATTGACGCTGCTGGAACGCTGTCCCCAGGGAGATCGTCTGCAGGTTGCGATCACAACGGGTCGCCCTCATCAGATCCGCATCCATCTCGCGCAACTGGGGTCTCCCCTGCTTGGTGATCCGCTCTACCTGAACAATCAGCGCATCAGTGATGTCGCCACTCCGGGAGACGGGGGCTATCGGCTCCATGCCTGGCGTCTGCAGCTGGATGATCTGCATGTCAGCTGTGAGCCGCCATCAACGTTCTGA
- a CDS encoding N-acetylglucosamine-6-phosphate deacetylase yields MRRITDVRLPQRPGNHDPAGLSWLSLDDRNLIIAAGPMPAGGAMAGESWHGDRLSRRGIDLQINGGLGLAFTELTQQDLPKLLELLELLWRDGVEAIAPTLVTCAVAPLRQSLSVLRQARDRHQAGRCQLLGAHLEGPFLAEARRGAHPLEHIAAPSVAALKTRIDGFETDISLITLAPEQPGAQALINELKGLGIHVALGHSTADADQAALAFRQGVEMITHAFNAMPGLHHRAPGPLGEACRRGDIALGLIADGVHVHPTTAVLLQKMAGDQLVLVSDALAPYGLAEGEHRWDERVLLVNNGTCRLEDGTLAGVTLPLLEGTCRLASWSGDADGAIWASTMAPREVLAERLEDPLLIGDGLDDLLRWEWNESERKLAWRQAA; encoded by the coding sequence ATGCGTCGGATCACCGATGTGCGTTTGCCCCAGCGACCCGGAAACCACGACCCTGCAGGTCTGTCCTGGCTCAGCCTGGATGATCGCAATCTGATCATCGCCGCTGGTCCGATGCCGGCCGGTGGGGCGATGGCCGGGGAAAGCTGGCATGGAGACAGGCTTAGTCGTCGGGGGATCGATCTGCAGATCAATGGGGGACTGGGCCTGGCCTTCACGGAGCTCACGCAACAGGATTTGCCGAAACTCCTGGAGTTGCTGGAGCTGCTTTGGCGCGATGGGGTCGAAGCGATCGCTCCAACCCTGGTCACCTGTGCTGTGGCCCCGCTACGCCAATCCCTGTCCGTACTCCGGCAGGCCCGTGACCGGCATCAAGCGGGCCGCTGCCAGCTGCTGGGAGCACACCTTGAGGGCCCGTTCCTTGCGGAAGCACGGCGGGGTGCACACCCGTTGGAGCACATCGCTGCCCCCAGCGTCGCGGCCCTAAAGACACGGATCGACGGATTTGAAACCGACATCAGCCTGATCACCCTGGCGCCGGAGCAACCGGGTGCTCAGGCGTTGATCAACGAACTCAAAGGGCTCGGCATCCATGTGGCTCTGGGTCACAGCACTGCAGATGCCGATCAGGCAGCCCTGGCGTTCCGACAGGGCGTCGAGATGATCACGCACGCTTTCAATGCCATGCCGGGACTGCACCACCGCGCTCCTGGGCCCTTGGGAGAAGCCTGCCGTCGCGGCGACATTGCGCTTGGGCTGATTGCCGACGGAGTGCATGTGCATCCCACCACTGCGGTGTTGTTGCAGAAGATGGCGGGGGATCAGCTGGTGCTGGTGAGTGATGCCCTGGCGCCCTACGGGCTGGCGGAGGGTGAACATCGCTGGGATGAGCGAGTGCTCTTGGTGAACAACGGAACCTGCCGACTAGAGGACGGCACCTTGGCCGGTGTGACCCTGCCGTTGCTCGAAGGCACCTGCCGTCTAGCCAGCTGGAGCGGTGATGCGGATGGTGCGATCTGGGCCTCCACCATGGCTCCCAGAGAAGTGCTGGCGGAACGCCTTGAAGACCCCTTGTTGATTGGAGATGGACTGGACGATCTGCTGCGCTGGGAATGGAACGAATCAGAACGAAAGCTGGCCTGGCGGCAGGCTGCTTAA
- the bchM gene encoding magnesium protoporphyrin IX methyltransferase, whose translation MAPEQLLNDKQAEKQEVKGYFETTGFDRWNRIYSDSDDVNKVQRNIRIGHQKTVDEVLAWIEESGQFNNVSFCDAGCGVGSLSLPLARMGAGFINASDISEAMTKEAERRARDAGLDMAKLNFAASDLESLSGSFHTVCCLDVFIHYPQEAAEEMVRHLCSLSEQRLIVSFAPYTPLLAALKGIGQLFPGPSKTTRAYTLKEKGIVAAAEACGFKPVRRSLNKAPFYFSRLIEFHKS comes from the coding sequence ATGGCCCCCGAGCAACTGCTGAATGACAAGCAGGCCGAGAAACAGGAAGTGAAGGGCTATTTCGAGACGACGGGATTCGATCGTTGGAACCGTATCTACAGCGATAGCGATGACGTCAATAAGGTCCAGCGCAATATCAGGATCGGACACCAGAAAACTGTTGATGAAGTCCTGGCCTGGATCGAGGAGAGTGGGCAGTTCAACAATGTGAGTTTCTGCGATGCCGGTTGCGGCGTCGGCAGTTTGAGCCTCCCCCTGGCGCGCATGGGAGCCGGCTTCATCAATGCCAGCGACATCTCTGAAGCCATGACCAAGGAAGCTGAGCGCCGGGCGCGTGATGCGGGCCTAGACATGGCCAAGCTCAATTTCGCCGCCAGTGATCTGGAAAGTCTCAGCGGCTCATTCCACACCGTGTGCTGCCTGGATGTGTTCATTCACTACCCCCAGGAAGCTGCTGAAGAGATGGTGCGGCACCTCTGCTCTCTCAGCGAACAACGCCTGATCGTGAGCTTCGCGCCCTACACGCCGCTCCTGGCAGCACTGAAAGGTATCGGCCAGTTATTCCCAGGCCCCAGCAAAACCACCCGCGCCTACACCCTCAAGGAGAAAGGGATTGTGGCGGCCGCGGAAGCCTGCGGCTTCAAACCCGTGCGACGCAGCCTCAACAAAGCGCCGTTCTACTTCTCCAGGCTGATCGAATTTCACAAGTCCTGA
- a CDS encoding response regulator transcription factor produces the protein MRLLLVDDEPGLRSAVQAYLEDEGFDVTTAVDGEDGFAKAQQMLPDVVISDVMMPRLDGYGLLNKLRSDERLGGTPVIFLTAKGMTADRTQGYLAGVDDYIPKPFDPDELVARVTNVAQRQQRLLQEAARFADADMGQMAKQITEIRSLLAQAEALPSSDPVQHNFTPRESSVLQLVAEGLMNKEIARQLETSIRNVEKYVSRLFIKTGTSSRTELVRYALQHRLVE, from the coding sequence GTGAGACTGCTGTTGGTCGATGATGAACCTGGGCTGCGTTCAGCAGTGCAGGCCTACCTCGAGGATGAGGGATTTGATGTCACCACGGCTGTGGATGGTGAGGATGGTTTCGCCAAGGCGCAGCAGATGCTGCCTGACGTGGTGATTAGCGACGTGATGATGCCCCGGCTCGATGGTTATGGGCTGCTCAACAAGCTCAGATCTGATGAGCGTCTGGGCGGCACACCCGTGATCTTTCTTACTGCCAAGGGCATGACGGCGGATCGCACCCAGGGCTATCTGGCGGGTGTTGACGATTACATCCCCAAACCCTTTGACCCGGATGAGCTGGTCGCGCGCGTGACCAACGTGGCTCAGCGTCAGCAGCGACTGTTGCAGGAAGCAGCCCGCTTCGCTGATGCCGACATGGGCCAGATGGCCAAACAGATCACGGAGATTCGCTCTCTGCTCGCTCAGGCGGAGGCACTGCCATCCAGCGACCCTGTGCAGCACAATTTCACGCCAAGGGAATCCAGTGTTCTGCAACTGGTGGCGGAAGGATTGATGAACAAGGAAATCGCTCGTCAGCTGGAGACATCAATCCGAAATGTCGAGAAGTACGTGAGCAGGTTGTTCATCAAAACCGGCACTTCCAGCCGAACGGAGCTGGTGCGTTACGCCTTGCAGCATCGTTTGGTGGAGTGA
- the purE gene encoding 5-(carboxyamino)imidazole ribonucleotide mutase gives MAVSLSFRFLPVAELPSPTIDPGSVPRVAVIMGSDSDLPSLHPAVEVLEQLGVAVEVRVLSAHRTPLEMVSFAQQARQRGLAVIVAGAGGAAHLPGMVAALTTLPVIGVPVQSKALSGVDSLHSIVQMPGGIPVATVAIGGGLNAGLLAAQILAVEGGALAERLEAYRQQLHDTVVEKDARLKDLGSCDYLGRMT, from the coding sequence ATGGCAGTCTCGCTGTCCTTCCGGTTCTTGCCTGTGGCCGAGTTGCCATCCCCCACCATTGATCCAGGTTCGGTGCCCAGGGTTGCCGTCATCATGGGCAGTGATTCCGACCTCCCCAGCCTCCACCCTGCCGTCGAGGTGCTGGAACAGCTGGGGGTGGCGGTGGAGGTACGCGTACTCTCGGCGCACCGCACGCCTTTGGAGATGGTCAGCTTCGCCCAGCAGGCTCGCCAGCGTGGGCTGGCCGTGATTGTGGCCGGTGCCGGTGGCGCAGCTCATTTGCCTGGAATGGTGGCCGCACTGACCACCTTGCCTGTGATTGGCGTACCGGTGCAGAGCAAAGCACTGTCAGGCGTCGACTCATTGCATTCGATCGTGCAGATGCCCGGTGGTATTCCCGTGGCCACGGTGGCGATCGGCGGAGGTCTGAATGCAGGCTTGCTGGCTGCACAGATCCTTGCCGTCGAGGGTGGTGCGCTGGCGGAACGTCTGGAGGCCTACCGCCAGCAGCTTCATGACACGGTCGTTGAGAAGGACGCCCGACTGAAGGATCTGGGCAGTTGTGACTATCTCGGGCGAATGACTTGA